The Thermoanaerobaculia bacterium DNA segment GCACCGAGGGAGTTCATGATCGGGACGTACACGTTGTAATCGGTGCCGCTCGCCTCGATCGCCTGCTCCGCGATGCTCGCGACTTCCTGGTATTTCCCCGAGGCGTACAGGCCGCGAAGCAGGAGGTAATAGGCGCCCTCGCAGTCCGGCTTCCGGGCGACGACGCTTCGCACGATCGCGACCATCTCCTCGTACTGCCCCCGGGCATAGAGGATCCAGGCCTGCGCGACCATCACCTCCGGGACGTCGGGCTGGAGGGTCATCGCGCGCTCGGCGGCGGCGCGCGCCCGGTGGATCCACACGTCCTCCCGGGCATAGTGGGCGTGGTAATAGGCGCACACGTTCGCGATCGCCGCATAGGCGAGCGCGAAATTCGAGTCCTGGGTGACGGCGTTCTCCAGCATCTGGAGCGCGAACTCGAGATCCTGGCGCGTGAGCCGCCGGGCGTAGCTGCGCCCCCGCAGGTAAAGGTCGTACGCCTGGAGGTTGTCCGTGGGCTTCGCGGCGATCGCCTCCTGCTCCTGCCGCGACAGCTTGATGCGCAGCGCTTCCGCGATCTTCCGCGCGATCTCGTCCTGCACCTCGAAGACGTCCTTCATCTCTCGGTCGTACCGCTCCGACCAGACCGGGTACCCCGACGCCGCGTCGACGAGCTGCGTCGTGATCCGGAGACGGTCGCCGGCGCGGCGGATGCTCCCTTCGAGGACGTACGACGAGCCGAGCTGCTGCCCCACCTGCGAGGAGGTCACCGGCTTGTCGCGGAACGCGAGCACCATCGACCGCGGGTTGATCTTCAGCCCCTCGATCTTCGAGAGCTCCGTGATGATGTCCTCGGTGATCCCGTCGCGGAAATACTCGTCCTCCTTGGCCCCGCTCAGGTTCTCGAAGTAGAGGACCGCCACCGACTTCTCGGGGGCCTTCTCGGCTCCGGCCTTGGAGTCCGACATTCCCGCCGCCCGGCGCTGACCGGAGTCGAGCTTCTTCTTCAGCCGCAGCAAGTCGGTCTTCAACTCCGTCGCCGTCTGGTACCGGAGCTGCCGGTCCTTCTCGAGCGCCTTCTCGAGAATCTGACCGAGTCCCTGCGGCATCGACGGATTGACCTCGGCGAGCGGCTTCGGGTCGCGATTCAGGATCGACTCGAAGACGACGGCGTCCGTGTCGCCCGGAAACGGCGTCTCCCCGGTCGCCATCTGGTAGAGCACCGCGCCGAGGGAGAAGAGGTCGGTGCGCGCGTCCGTGAGCTGACCGCGCGCCTGCTCCGGCGACATGTAGTGGACCGTACCGAGAACCGTCCCGGCCACGGTCAGCGGCCCCGACTTCACCTCCGTCACGAGCTGCGAGACTTCCTCCCCCTTCTGGGTGGCCGTTCCCCCCTCGACCTTCGCGAGCCCGAAGTCCAGGATCTTCACCTGCCCCCGGTCGTTGACCATGAAATTCGCGGGCTTGATGTCCCGGTGCGCGATTCCCTTCGAATGGGCGGACTCGAGCGCGTCGGCGATCTGGATTCCGAAATCGAGGAGCTGGTGGACGTCGAAGGGATGCCGCCCCATCCTCTCGCCGAGCGTGGCCCCGCGGATCAGCTCCATCACGATGAACGGGCGTCCCTCGTGCTGCTCGATCGAATAGACCGTGCAGATGTTCGGGTGGTTCAACGAGGAGGCCGCGCGCGCTTCGCGCTTGAACCGCTCGAGCATCGGGAGATCGTCCTGGAGGTCGGCGGAGAGGACCTTGATCGCGACGTGCCGGCCGAGGTCCGTGTCTTCCCCTTCGTACACCATGCCCATGCCGCCCGAGCCGAGCAGGCCGATGATCTTGTAATGCGCGACGGTCTTGCCGACCAGCGATTCCATGGAAATCCTCCTCGTTCGACCGGGCGGCCTACCCTGCCGCGGGCTTTTCCGGGTAGAGCTTCTGGAACTCGGGCTCCCCGCGGATCAGCGCGAGAGTCGGATCGCGTCTGGCCCAGTCCGAGTCCCGAAACCCGGCGCGCCAGGCCTTCGCGATCGCATCGAGCGCCTCGGGCTTCCTGTTGATCGTGCAGAAGGTGCAGGCGGCGTTGTAGAACACGAGCGCTTCGTTCGGCCGGAGCGTCATCGCGAGATTCGACTCGCGCATCGCGTCGTCCACCCGGCCGTCCTCGGCGTAATAGGCGCCGAGGAGGATCCGGGCGCGGGCGTCGTCCGGAATCTCGCGCAGCTGCGCTTCCAGGGCCTGGATGACCCGCTGGCGGAAGTTGCTTTCCGCCTCCATCTTTCCCAGCGCGCTGAGCGAATTCGCGATCGGGACGTACACGTTGTAGTCGGTGCCGCTCGCTTCGACGGCAGCCTCGGCGATGTTGGCGACATCCTGGTACTTACCGGAAGCGTACAGGCCGCGGAGCAACAGGTAGTACGCGCCTTCGCAGTCGGGCTTCCGGGCGATCACGTTCCGGAGGATCACGACCATCTCGTCGTACTGCCCCTTCGCGTACAGGATCCAGGCCTGGGCGACCATCACCTCCGGGAGCCCCGGATGGAGCGTCATCGCTCGCTCTGCCGCCGCGCGCGCCCGCTGCATCCACGCGTCTTCGCGCGCGTAATGGGCGTGGTAATAGGCGCAGACGTTCGCGATCGCGGCGTAGGCGAGCGCGAAATGGGGGTCCTGGGAGACGGCGTTTTCGAGCATCTGCAGCGCGAACTCGAGGTCCTGCCGCGTCAGGCGCCGCGCGTAGCTGCGGCCCCGGAGATAGAGGTCGTACGCCTGCAGGTTGTCCGTCGGCTTGGACGCGATCGCGTCCTGCTCCTGCCGCGACAGTTTGATCCGCAGCGCCTCGGCGATCCTGCGGGCGATCTCGTCCTGCACCTCGAAGACGTCCTTCATCTCGCGGTCGTACCGCTCGGACCAGACGGCGTATCCCGAAGCGGTCTCGACGAGCTTCGCGGTGATGCGGAGGCGGTCGCCGGCGCGCCGCAGGCTCCCTTCGAGGACGTACGCCACGCCGAGCTGCTGCCCGACCTGGGAGGCGACGACCGGCTTGTCGCGGAACTGGAGGACCATCGAGCGCTGGTTGACCCGCAGCCCCTCGATCTTCGAGAGCTCCGTG contains these protein-coding regions:
- a CDS encoding protein kinase; this encodes MESLVGKTVAHYKIIGLLGSGGMGMVYEGEDTDLGRHVAIKVLSADLQDDLPMLERFKREARAASSLNHPNICTVYSIEQHEGRPFIVMELIRGATLGERMGRHPFDVHQLLDFGIQIADALESAHSKGIAHRDIKPANFMVNDRGQVKILDFGLAKVEGGTATQKGEEVSQLVTEVKSGPLTVAGTVLGTVHYMSPEQARGQLTDARTDLFSLGAVLYQMATGETPFPGDTDAVVFESILNRDPKPLAEVNPSMPQGLGQILEKALEKDRQLRYQTATELKTDLLRLKKKLDSGQRRAAGMSDSKAGAEKAPEKSVAVLYFENLSGAKEDEYFRDGITEDIITELSKIEGLKINPRSMVLAFRDKPVTSSQVGQQLGSSYVLEGSIRRAGDRLRITTQLVDAASGYPVWSERYDREMKDVFEVQDEIARKIAEALRIKLSRQEQEAIAAKPTDNLQAYDLYLRGRSYARRLTRQDLEFALQMLENAVTQDSNFALAYAAIANVCAYYHAHYAREDVWIHRARAAAERAMTLQPDVPEVMVAQAWILYARGQYEEMVAIVRSVVARKPDCEGAYYLLLRGLYASGKYQEVASIAEQAIEASGTDYNVYVPIMNSLGALGKSEAKKNVRQRLIQAMEAHVREIPEDARARVLLGAYYAEEGREDDAMRESNLAMLLRPNEAMVLYNASCTFCTLNKKAEALDALTKAWRAGFRDSDWVRRDPDLSLIHGEPEFEKMYPEKAAGG
- a CDS encoding protein kinase, giving the protein MESLVGQTVAHYKIVGLLGAGGMGMVYEAEDADLGRHVAVKVLSASLQDDLPMLERFKREARAASALNHPGICTVYSIEQHESRPFIVMELIKGTTLAEKMGRHPFEIRQLLDYGIQIADALESAHSKGIAHRDLKPANLMVNDRGQVKILDFGLAKVEAGASAAQRGEEVSQLVTAIGSGPLTTAGTVMGTVHYMSPEQTRGQLTDARTDLFSLGAVLYQMATGEMPFQGDTDAVVFEAILNRAPKPLSEVNPSMPAELGQVLEKALEKDRQLRYQSATDLKTDLLRLKRKLESGQRRAAELSDSRPGVRPAEKSVAVLYFENLGGPKEDEYFRDGITEDIITELSKIEGLRVNQRSMVLQFRDKPVVASQVGQQLGVAYVLEGSLRRAGDRLRITAKLVETASGYAVWSERYDREMKDVFEVQDEIARRIAEALRIKLSRQEQDAIASKPTDNLQAYDLYLRGRSYARRLTRQDLEFALQMLENAVSQDPHFALAYAAIANVCAYYHAHYAREDAWMQRARAAAERAMTLHPGLPEVMVAQAWILYAKGQYDEMVVILRNVIARKPDCEGAYYLLLRGLYASGKYQDVANIAEAAVEASGTDYNVYVPIANSLSALGKMEAESNFRQRVIQALEAQLREIPDDARARILLGAYYAEDGRVDDAMRESNLAMTLRPNEALVFYNAACTFCTINRKPEALDAIAKAWRAGFRDSDWARRDPTLALIRGEPEFQKLYPEKPAAG